In the genome of Microplitis demolitor isolate Queensland-Clemson2020A chromosome 5, iyMicDemo2.1a, whole genome shotgun sequence, the window ATGCAGTAAAATATGCCAGTGTCCAAATttaaaagactaaaaaaaccTCTATCTCAAATAGTCATTGAATTCTAAATACAtctgaaataaatatcaaagaaaTTTAACGTTATAGGGAATATGTAACTACTGACATTTATTGACACAGCACTTAACTAccattgttgataatttaatggtaacCGTAATTATAAAGCTGCTAAGCATTACGGACACAAACATACAAGGTCTACAAAAACTGCGGGGACGTAATATATTGGCAGCATTTAGTTGAAGGCTTAAAGCTACTGTGGAGTTAAATCGAACTAGCTGCCAATTGCATTGATATTACTTATGACAAGTACATAATTAGCTTGACACTTAATACATAAGTCACTTAAATATGTTGCGTTATAAtatctatgtatttataagtgagagatgattttatataagcTTTCTAAGTTACACGGTCATGAATAATACAAGACTCATCATAATGTAGGTGTATAGTATAagagatgataaaaatcataGGTCTTAAATCTATAAGAGATTTAATACGTTGGTGCTGAAATTATAGTGGTTCTAAAGTCAAATGCATTGAAATATGGCAGTGTCTAAATTTGAAAGACTAAAAAAACCTCTATCTCAAACAATCATTGGAATCAAATACATGCGCCATAAATATCAACCGCTTCGTAGCTCTATAGGGAACAAACAGCAACTGACGTTCAGTAGCACTGTAGATAACTAGCTTTTAGGACAATTCGATGGCACCCCCCAGCCGTCAGAAAGGTGGTCTCGAATACTTGACAATAGCAACCCTGTAATCAATTTTAGTGTTTAGCAATAAACTTAAAGTCatcagtaaattattttttttttgcaaataatattattataaacatagatatattaatactttctgactaaatttaaagttaataccTTCGTAAATGTACTTCCAGTTTGTTTACTTTAAgtcaatcaaatttttcataatgatTTCTAAtataacctaaaaaaaattgagtacgtttgactattaataaaaataaactgctTATTAATctcaaaaacaattaaattttgttagtGATTAATGGATGAAGACAGTGGTAAAAGAATGAGAGGTAGAGCACGTGGTAGAGCTCGTGGGCGTGCTCGAGGGCGAATACGAGGTCGTACAAAAAAAGCTGTTAAGGTGtttcaactatttttattagtgttttaaatttaacttttttttctcattgactaataattatcatattttattttcattatttgctAAAAGATAATTGAAAGCGATGAAGAAGATACTCCTCAAGTAACGGaacaaattcaaaaagaaCCCGAAGAAATAGAAACCGAACAGTCTAATCTAGAAGGTTTTCACGATCAACAGCAATCACAACCACCTTCGACAGAACATCAGTTCGATTTAGAGGCAGATATATCACAGTTGGAAGCGCCAACTTTCACTACAATAAATCGTGGTCCTCCAGAGCCTATGCTGCGCTTGCGATGGGATCACCGTGTTAATCTTATTGGAGAAAAAGTTCTTAACCCGATGATTCATTGTTGCGACAAATGTCTTAAACCAATTCTTATTTATGGGCGTATggcaagtattttttaatctttcgacttgataacattaaatttttgaatattatcattttaatctGACAATAGATACCATGCAAACAcgtattttgtttattttgtgGTAAACGAGAAGATAAAATGTGTCCTCGATGCATGGAAAAAGTCTCTCGAGTTGAACAAACAGGACTTGGTACAGTATTTATGTGCACTCATGGAGGTACTAGATATGGTAACGCTGGTTGTCGTAGAACTTATCTTAGTCAACGTGATTTacaagtaatataaatatttttcgctgcatactaataaaatcaataggGTGGTCCGTTTggaacgactatttttttctttcacttctatttcaaaatattgttgtagacaatgaaaaaaaatttctcaaaaaattcagctttcaattttaattttaagtgctTTACAttagattttcaaattttcccatttaaaatacataagaaagttaagatttttttttttaattctctatagCTCAGCCGCATTTCAAGTTATCAGGCCATCATTTACAGcattttgtaggtaatttaatACTCTCCAAAAGTCTCCTGAGTAAATTTactgatattttaattgttttttttttttttttgtattggttcttgaaatcgtttttttaataataatgtggGTTTTTAGTTGATATTGACTAAATAGCGAAGTACACAATAAAAATGTAGATAATGATtctttaggaaatttaattctctacagaAAAGGTCCTTTTAGTTAAGTGGCTCAAATTCTTCGATCATGTGATGTAgcgattttattaattttacaaatttatcaaatttcacctttctaatttttatgaatggcttgaattaataaaaagaaaattattattgatttaaaattaaaattaaaaggcatttgatcaaattaaaaaaaaatatattttatttacaaaattaataaaatcgcTATATCACATCAACGAAGAACTTGAACCACTTAACTGAGAGgacctttttttgtagagaatcaaattttctaaaaaatcgTCATCTAcatttttacagtaaatttagttatttagtcaatatcaattaaaaacccaaattattattgaaaacatGATTTTCCGAACCATTACAGAAAAAACAATCAGAATCTCAGTAAAATTACTTTGGAGACTTTTGCAGAGTATTAATTTACCTACAAAATGCCGCAAACGGCGGCCCGATAACTTAAAATGCAGCTGAACTATAGAGAATttagaaagaaattttaactttcttattttttttaaatgggaaaacttgAAAACCAAatgtaaaatacttaaaattaaaattaagagctgaaattttcaggaaatttttaacttcccgctaagaaaatcgacggttttcaaaaatttcgggaagttattgttttcaccccgattttcgaaaatcgagttttcatcagatgtcgacgttttgaggtcctaggaagctcttctgactattttcagaatgatgtccgagtgtccgagtgtgtgtgtgcgtgcgtgtgtgtgtgtgtgtgtgtgtgtgtgtgtaaactctttgtaacttttgaactaatgaatcgatttggatggttgaggtggcaattgaaagagcttgttggccatcaactttcctgaaaatttcagattatttgatcgaatagacttgAAAATacttgcgaattacgaaaaaaaaaaaaatttttttttcagttttttattgatttctcaaaaacgacttatacgatcaacttcaaaatctaatcagctctagtactcaatagaacgcgtcgattgccacctcaaacatcaaaatcggataattcgttcgagagttatcgcgggagaaagaaatggtgaaaaacggttttttctaaatattttcgaaacgactgacgcgatcgatttcaaattttaatcagctctagaattcaataaaacgcgccgattgccacgtcaactatcaaaatcgattgattagttcaaaagatatcggcgttgaaaagttaaaaaaataacattttatgttattttttccggataaatcataatataacgtactaaagtGTGCCttatatcataccaactcatcttttttatggtttcttttgatcatataatgtcatcgaactcggtttttagtttaaatcatattatcaacaaaaaaatcgataaaacgtagtttttaatatttttatcggatatttcatattttattgtttcttacatgagtcaaaacttatttaaatcttgattttgatccctgacattgatttctgcctcaatacacttaatttactgaacataatcaggaactaaattttaaaaaccgcttcattgatgattttcgtttcttaaattttcaaacttcagcataacaggtaacttgttagagcttgaaaagatcgtaaaaaaacaattgcatgtgatagcattctgagctcgaagagctcgaaaatatatctacactaatgttttcgagctcttcaaggccgaaaacagcgggaagttttggggctggcccgcagggtcaaccgacgcccagattttttttcattgtttataaCGATATTTTGAAATGAgagtgaaagaaaaaaatagtcgttccAAACGGACCAccctaataattaatacaattattattatattatcaattatttattacaattttcagGCTCATATAAATCATCGACATGTATCAGGTCCAACGCAGCCTATTCAAGGAATCCAAGTTGATCCACCACAATATCTTCATCAAAAACCAGATATTGATTCACAAGTAGGAAAAGTCTTATCTTCATCAGTTTCTTCGGTTCGAATTAAACAAGTACCCTCTCATATGGTACAGCCTGTAATGGGCAATGATCCTCGCGTTAATTCCATAGTAAATCAATCGTCTCTTGAACATCGCCAGCAACATCGATCACAACAGATTATGTCAATGCAAAGCTATTCTCAAAATTCAGTATCTTTGCCAACTAATCCTCCAATGAGAACAAATCTCATAACTGTACCTATTCAAGATACTGCAATAACTGCTCATGATATGCATTCTCAGCCAACCCATTATTATCCTCCACAACCATCACAAGTAAGTTATGGAGGATATAATGTACCACCACCAGTTTCACAGGCGCAAAACTATTACCCCGCACAACACTCTGGACAAGTGTCTTATGCGGTGGCACAGTCGCAACAGCAGTACGTAGTTTCGGGTCCAGCATCCATCCGTCCTTCACCTAATGGTTACATGCAAGATGCTCAGTATGCACCACCACAACAAATTCCTGTGCCACAATCTCAATGGTCTCAGCATCGTcaattttatagataaatacgatgctgtttttttttttttgttttttaagtaattttcaattagATGTTTAGTTtaatcgataatttattttttaatgaaaaaaaaaaaaaaaaacgaggaAAGTCTTGTTAACACTTATGACATTGAATTGTTCGTTGAATTAagttaaagttttaattattataatttgtcaCCTGTCAGAAGTTTAAAAGTCAGTTTTCATgattatacaataataaatatcttttttaaacATGTTATTAAGTCTCTTTATTGAATGTTTAAATTCATCCTTTACGTGATTGAAACATGTTACAAGGAGAAAAAAACAGGTAATTTTCCTGTGTTATACAgtaatatttcttttgttcgcataggaatttttaatatgCTAACATAGAAATAATTCcgatgtatataaaaaaaacattggaCTTATAATTGTACGTTTGCTACGTAAAAGTAATGTGTTCATTCTATTTATGAGCAattataacaaacatttttatttactttcgtgttcttttaaaaattttacatattttacaaACAGTTTGTTTTGTGAACTAGAGtactctttatttaatatagcTCCGTCGCTTTTTGGAataattgtatgaaatttttgagttcCTGTAATGGTTTTAGCTGTATTGTATCGCAAATCTAATCTTTCTTTTACAACTCTTGTACTGTTATTATTTGGTCGCCAATTGGCCGTTGAAGGCTTGCTCTCGCTGCTTTTCTGTGAACCGTTCCTCAGCTACCATCACATAGCCCCTTACCATGTACTGGTGCGAAATAATGCCACTCAGTTTTTAAGTTGAAGtccttataataataaatgattatagttacaaaaaaattttttaatttttaaaaatcgagaaaaaataataattataattttaaccaaagtctttgttaaaattacgatattaaatagtaaaaaatataacctaCATAGTAATGagacattttaaaattgacgccaatgaaagtctagtccacgattacgatattaacatcgtaaattttagtggaattttctttccgtgtaacGTCATagttaaagaagagcacaaacaccAGATATATCAAGATCTCTTGttcgaaatttaatattgttattaaattatttaaaatttcattagtaatgaatcattactattattattttttttttaattttattattactattataattttcagggatggaattatttattaactctacaattaaaaaaaaaccccgcGTGAACGCTGTAGGTCACTTGATCTTACGAGAGCCAATCACGTCGTAGTGGTCTTGAGCGAGAGGCACAGCCGATATACGCTCTCTCTCGCACCTTAAGTGTCACATAGTGCTGTTCACACGCACTTACGCGATACTTTCACGACGATCTTGCAGATCGAAAGTTCCATCAAAATGATCTGGCTTTTTGggattatttatctttaattaccTATATTACCCTCCCAAAATTTCAGAGTGcctcaaaaacattttttgaatttgttttcaaACCATTTTTCACTAGGCTGGCTAGCATCAAATGCCGACTCTGGCTTTTTCATTTATCGATTCTTTATATACctaacttaaatatatataaaaatcataatgcctcaaaaacattttttttaataaggaaATCAccctttttcaaaaattcaaaggtTGGTGGGGGC includes:
- the LOC103576314 gene encoding E3 ubiquitin-protein ligase Hakai, whose translation is MDEDSGKRMRGRARGRARGRARGRIRGRTKKAVKIIESDEEDTPQVTEQIQKEPEEIETEQSNLEGFHDQQQSQPPSTEHQFDLEADISQLEAPTFTTINRGPPEPMLRLRWDHRVNLIGEKVLNPMIHCCDKCLKPILIYGRMIPCKHVFCLFCGKREDKMCPRCMEKVSRVEQTGLGTVFMCTHGGTRYGNAGCRRTYLSQRDLQAHINHRHVSGPTQPIQGIQVDPPQYLHQKPDIDSQVGKVLSSSVSSVRIKQVPSHMVQPVMGNDPRVNSIVNQSSLEHRQQHRSQQIMSMQSYSQNSVSLPTNPPMRTNLITVPIQDTAITAHDMHSQPTHYYPPQPSQVSYGGYNVPPPVSQAQNYYPAQHSGQVSYAVAQSQQQYVVSGPASIRPSPNGYMQDAQYAPPQQIPVPQSQWSQHRQFYR